In Pseudoduganella albidiflava, a single window of DNA contains:
- a CDS encoding PQQ-dependent sugar dehydrogenase: MKSSMLGLATTFSLTLLAFVAAPASASAAGLPFEVKPVGTFKNPWAMAFLPDGKMLVTQKEGTMILFDPATGARRTVSGTPAVSSRGQGALMDIVPAPDFAASKRLYFSYSEAAPGAGSRVVLATATLDQAGGTLKDTKAIFRGHDASTGGHYSGRIGFSPDGKHLFFTSGDRQLFDPAQDPRSTLGKVLRLNLDGTPAAGNPLAAKGFHAAVWSYGHRNLLGIAFDRQGRLWEMEMGPRHGDEINLIKPGLNYGWPKASNGSHYDGRDIPDHAPGDGFEAPKVSWDPAISPGGLAYYDADLFPKWKNSLFITGLSGQSLDRIALDGENASKADHWDMGERIRAVRTGPDGALWLLEDGSRGRLLMLTPKK, from the coding sequence ATGAAATCGAGCATGCTCGGCCTCGCCACCACTTTCTCGCTCACCCTGCTCGCGTTCGTCGCCGCGCCGGCCAGTGCATCCGCAGCCGGCCTGCCTTTCGAAGTCAAGCCTGTGGGCACCTTCAAGAACCCATGGGCCATGGCATTCCTGCCCGATGGGAAGATGCTGGTGACCCAAAAGGAAGGGACGATGATCCTCTTCGATCCCGCAACCGGTGCCAGGCGGACCGTGTCCGGCACACCCGCCGTCAGCAGCAGGGGCCAGGGTGCGCTCATGGACATCGTGCCCGCTCCCGATTTCGCGGCCAGCAAGCGACTCTACTTCAGCTACTCCGAGGCGGCCCCTGGTGCCGGCAGCCGGGTCGTGCTCGCCACCGCGACACTGGACCAGGCAGGCGGCACGCTCAAGGATACAAAGGCCATTTTCCGCGGCCACGATGCGTCGACCGGCGGGCACTACTCGGGCCGTATCGGCTTCTCGCCGGATGGCAAGCATCTCTTCTTCACCAGCGGCGACCGCCAGCTTTTCGATCCGGCGCAGGACCCCAGATCGACGCTCGGCAAGGTGCTGCGCCTGAACCTCGACGGCACGCCGGCCGCCGGCAATCCGCTCGCGGCCAAGGGCTTCCATGCAGCCGTCTGGTCGTATGGCCACCGCAACCTGCTGGGCATCGCCTTCGACAGGCAGGGGCGCCTGTGGGAAATGGAAATGGGCCCGCGCCATGGCGACGAGATCAACCTGATCAAGCCAGGCCTCAACTATGGCTGGCCGAAGGCATCGAATGGCAGCCACTATGACGGCCGGGACATCCCCGACCACGCGCCCGGCGACGGCTTCGAGGCCCCGAAAGTGTCCTGGGACCCGGCCATTTCACCGGGCGGCCTGGCTTACTACGATGCGGACCTGTTCCCGAAGTGGAAAAATTCCCTCTTCATCACCGGTCTGTCGGGCCAGTCGCTGGACCGCATCGCCCTCGACGGCGAGAACGCGAGCAAGGCGGACCATTGGGACATGGGCGAACGCATCCGCGCCGTGCGTACCGGGCCGGATGGCGCGCTATGGTTGCTGGAAGACGGTTCGCGGGGCCGGCTGCTGATGCTGACACCGAAGAAGTAG
- a CDS encoding TonB-dependent receptor plug domain-containing protein — MTRRASFSRAGLVAVMVGAAPAHAMESFGNRFADMSLEQLSDVVVTSVSRQEERLSDTAASIFIISGGDIRRSGAQSLPEALRLAPNLQVAQVDARNWAVTARGFNTPFENKLLVMIDGRSIYTPLFSGVFWDAQDVVMEDIERIEVISGPGATIWGANAVNGVINVITRSSADTQGGQFAAAGGGQDKNASLRYGGTLAGGGTYRVYGKYHQLDNTLTATGIDTNTGMHRTQAGFRADWKLRDSELTVSGDAYQGKLGQLAALPVQTSGANLLGRLTRKLSPDANLRLQLILDHTERNQPGAFVERLSTLDLEAQHDVRLGERNLLTWGGGFRQSWDRVTNSPGLGFLPGDLNLRWSNLFVQNEYAVSPALKVTAGAKVEHNIYTGAEYLPSLRLAWTPGADQLVWGSVARTVRAPSRFDRDLHSPSAPMNAGGRAVYLIGGGPDFQSEVARVVELGYRAQPAATLSWSATAYYSRYDRLRTLEPQASPTAPALLQFQNLREGTTRGIEMWGQWQATPAWRINAGLVLQNVHTSLLPGSQDTSASSGLTTNDPKRHWLLRTSHDLTDDSALDLTLRYVGALPDPAVPSYYELDGQWTWSPRPNLDVALVGRNLLHRSHPEFGDNPGRSMFRRSVLLKLTLRF; from the coding sequence ATGACCAGAAGAGCCAGCTTTTCACGCGCAGGACTCGTCGCAGTGATGGTGGGTGCGGCGCCGGCCCACGCCATGGAGTCCTTCGGCAACCGCTTCGCCGACATGTCGCTCGAACAGCTCAGCGATGTCGTCGTGACGTCGGTGTCGCGGCAGGAGGAACGGCTCAGCGACACGGCCGCTTCCATCTTCATCATCAGCGGCGGCGACATCCGGCGCAGCGGCGCGCAGTCCCTGCCCGAGGCGCTGCGCCTGGCGCCGAACCTGCAGGTGGCCCAGGTCGATGCGCGCAACTGGGCCGTCACCGCGCGCGGCTTCAATACCCCGTTCGAGAACAAGCTGCTGGTAATGATCGACGGCCGCAGCATCTACACGCCGCTGTTTTCCGGTGTGTTCTGGGATGCCCAGGACGTGGTGATGGAAGACATCGAACGCATCGAAGTCATCAGCGGGCCCGGCGCGACGATCTGGGGCGCCAACGCCGTCAACGGCGTCATCAATGTCATCACGCGCTCGTCGGCCGACACCCAGGGCGGACAGTTCGCAGCGGCCGGCGGCGGGCAGGACAAGAATGCCTCGCTGCGCTACGGCGGCACGCTGGCCGGCGGCGGCACTTACCGCGTGTACGGGAAGTACCATCAGCTGGACAATACCCTGACCGCCACCGGAATTGACACCAACACCGGCATGCACCGCACCCAGGCCGGCTTTCGCGCCGACTGGAAGCTGCGGGACAGCGAGCTGACCGTGTCCGGCGACGCCTACCAGGGCAAGCTGGGCCAGCTGGCCGCCTTGCCCGTGCAGACTTCCGGCGCCAACCTGCTGGGCCGGCTGACGCGCAAACTGTCGCCCGACGCTAATCTGCGCCTGCAGCTCATCCTGGACCACACCGAGCGGAACCAGCCGGGGGCGTTCGTCGAGCGCCTGTCCACGCTGGACCTGGAAGCCCAGCACGACGTGCGCCTCGGCGAACGCAACCTGCTGACATGGGGCGGCGGCTTCCGCCAGAGCTGGGACAGGGTAACGAACTCGCCCGGCCTGGGCTTCCTGCCCGGCGACCTGAACCTGCGCTGGTCGAACCTGTTCGTGCAAAACGAATACGCCGTCTCGCCGGCGCTGAAAGTGACCGCCGGCGCAAAGGTCGAGCACAACATCTACACGGGCGCCGAATACCTGCCCAGCCTGCGCCTGGCGTGGACACCGGGCGCGGACCAGCTGGTCTGGGGCAGCGTGGCCCGCACCGTGCGCGCGCCATCGCGCTTCGACCGCGACCTGCACTCGCCGAGCGCGCCGATGAACGCCGGCGGGCGCGCGGTCTACCTGATCGGCGGCGGCCCCGACTTCCAGTCCGAAGTGGCCAGGGTCGTCGAACTGGGCTACCGCGCACAGCCCGCCGCCACGCTGTCCTGGTCGGCCACGGCGTACTACAGCCGCTACGACAGGTTGCGCACGCTCGAGCCCCAAGCCAGCCCCACCGCGCCGGCGCTGCTGCAGTTCCAGAACCTGCGGGAAGGCACCACGCGGGGCATCGAGATGTGGGGCCAGTGGCAGGCCACGCCGGCCTGGCGGATCAACGCCGGCCTGGTGTTGCAGAACGTGCACACCTCCCTGCTGCCGGGCAGCCAGGACACCAGCGCCAGCAGCGGCCTGACGACCAACGACCCGAAGCGCCATTGGCTGCTGCGCACCTCGCACGACCTGACCGACGACAGCGCGCTGGACCTAACGCTGCGCTATGTGGGAGCGCTGCCGGATCCGGCCGTGCCATCGTATTACGAGCTCGATGGGCAGTGGACGTGGAGCCCGCGCCCGAATCTCGACGTAGCACTGGTCGGGCGCAACCTGCTGCATCGCTCCCACCCCGAGTTCGGCGACAATCCCGGGCGCAGCATGTTCAGGCGCAGCGTGCTGCTGAAGCTGACGCTGCGTTTCTAG
- a CDS encoding LysR family transcriptional regulator, with protein sequence MARDNINDIIVFLAVARERSFTRAAARLGMTQSALSHIIRGLEGRLGVRLLTRTTRSVSPTEAGERLLQNVGPRLEEIEAEIAAVSDLGDKPAGTVRITAIDHVVSSVLWPRIAPILPRYPDLHVEISSDYRLVDIAAERFDIGVRYGDQVEKDMIAVRLTGEVPMAIVGSPGYFGWHPKPAMPADLMKHNCVTLRLASSGGIYAWELEKDGQKLEMRVRGQVVCNSAGHMLDAALTGCGLAFVPADMAGPHVSMGRLVSVMEDWCPRFPALHAYYPSRRNSSRAVTLVIDALRLKT encoded by the coding sequence ATGGCACGCGACAATATCAATGACATCATCGTCTTCCTCGCCGTGGCCCGGGAACGCAGCTTTACGCGTGCCGCGGCCAGGCTCGGCATGACGCAGTCCGCACTCAGCCACATCATCCGCGGCCTGGAAGGGCGCCTGGGCGTACGCCTGCTGACCAGGACCACACGCAGCGTCTCGCCGACGGAGGCGGGAGAACGGCTGCTGCAGAACGTCGGCCCCCGCCTCGAAGAGATTGAGGCCGAGATCGCGGCCGTCAGCGACCTGGGCGACAAGCCCGCGGGCACGGTACGCATCACGGCGATCGATCACGTGGTCAGCAGCGTGCTGTGGCCCCGGATCGCGCCGATCCTGCCGCGCTACCCCGACCTGCATGTGGAGATCAGTTCTGACTACCGGCTGGTCGACATCGCCGCCGAGCGCTTCGACATCGGCGTGCGTTACGGCGACCAGGTCGAGAAGGACATGATCGCGGTCCGGCTGACCGGCGAGGTGCCGATGGCGATCGTCGGCTCGCCCGGCTATTTCGGCTGGCACCCGAAACCGGCCATGCCGGCGGACCTGATGAAGCACAACTGCGTCACCCTGCGGCTGGCGAGCAGCGGCGGCATCTACGCATGGGAACTGGAGAAGGACGGGCAAAAGCTGGAAATGCGCGTGCGGGGGCAAGTCGTCTGCAACAGTGCCGGCCATATGCTCGACGCGGCCTTGACGGGCTGCGGCCTGGCCTTCGTTCCCGCCGACATGGCCGGCCCGCACGTGAGCATGGGGCGGCTGGTGAGCGTGATGGAAGACTGGTGCCCGCGCTTCCCCGCGCTGCATGCCTACTACCCGAGCCGGCGGAATTCGTCCCGCGCGGTCACGCTCGTGATCGACGCGCTCCGGCTGAAGACCTGA
- a CDS encoding MFS transporter encodes MTLCVFALIASEFMPVSLLTPIAGALHVSQGMAGRGIAISGAFAVVTSLFISALAGSMDRKTLLLLLTGAMGLSGAIVALAPSYAVYMAGRALIGVAVGGFWAMSAATAMRLVPLQQVPRALAIFNGGNALATVVAAPLGAYLGSVIGWRGAFLCLVPVSLVALAWQWVSLPSMPAAPQAAGARRPLAIFRLLRNPVASLGMLAVGLFFMGQFTLFTYVRPFLETVTRVDTGNLSLILLVIGLTGFLGTLFVGTVLQRGFYPTLAAIPVLMGAAAIALAAFGSQAGIVVALLGFWGLIATAAPVGWWAWIPRTFPRDAEAGGGLMVAVIQLSIALGSTIGGVLFDGSGYRSAFTASAAMLLGAAVLVWLTARSQARQAGGSGAVA; translated from the coding sequence ATGACGCTGTGCGTCTTCGCGCTGATCGCCTCGGAGTTCATGCCGGTCAGCCTGCTGACGCCGATCGCCGGGGCCCTGCATGTCAGCCAGGGCATGGCGGGACGGGGCATCGCCATCTCCGGCGCCTTTGCCGTCGTCACGAGCCTGTTCATTTCGGCGCTGGCCGGCAGCATGGACCGCAAGACGCTGCTGCTCCTGCTGACGGGCGCCATGGGCCTGTCCGGCGCCATCGTCGCGCTGGCGCCCAGCTACGCCGTCTACATGGCCGGCCGCGCACTGATCGGCGTCGCCGTCGGCGGCTTCTGGGCCATGTCGGCGGCCACTGCCATGCGCTTGGTGCCGCTCCAGCAGGTTCCGCGTGCATTGGCGATCTTCAATGGCGGCAACGCACTGGCCACGGTCGTCGCGGCGCCCCTCGGCGCCTACCTGGGTTCGGTCATCGGCTGGCGCGGCGCCTTCCTGTGCCTGGTGCCGGTATCGCTCGTCGCGCTGGCCTGGCAGTGGGTCAGCCTGCCTTCGATGCCGGCCGCGCCGCAGGCGGCAGGTGCGCGACGGCCGCTGGCGATCTTCAGGCTGTTGCGCAATCCGGTCGCCAGCCTGGGCATGCTGGCCGTCGGCCTGTTCTTCATGGGGCAATTCACGCTGTTCACCTATGTGCGGCCGTTTCTCGAAACCGTGACCCGGGTCGATACGGGCAACCTGTCGCTGATCCTGCTTGTGATCGGTCTCACGGGATTCCTCGGCACGCTGTTCGTCGGCACCGTGCTGCAACGCGGCTTCTACCCGACGCTGGCGGCAATCCCCGTGCTGATGGGGGCCGCGGCCATTGCCCTGGCCGCTTTTGGCAGCCAGGCGGGCATCGTCGTTGCACTGCTGGGCTTCTGGGGCTTGATCGCTACGGCGGCGCCAGTGGGCTGGTGGGCGTGGATACCGCGCACTTTCCCGCGGGATGCGGAAGCTGGCGGCGGCTTGATGGTGGCGGTGATCCAGTTGTCGATCGCCCTCGGATCGACCATCGGGGGCGTGCTGTTCGATGGCAGCGGCTACCGGAGCGCCTTCACGGCCAGCGCCGCCATGCTGCTGGGCGCCGCCGTGCTGGTGTGGCTGACGGCACGTAGCCAGGCGCGGCAGGCTGGCGGCAGCGGAGCGGTCGCGTGA
- a CDS encoding alpha/beta hydrolase, with product MTERSASAGEAPVRCDSRDMEAAGATGPLPARLHMAGPAAGKRDTLVVFFHGGGFVGGSIDEADEFLRQLVMADPRQVALAAGYTLACASPFPAAVEDAHAVLLWAKKNKAKLAWNGKRLIVAGIEAGANLAAVVSLVARDRGGPALAGQVLIMPMLDPGLSTCSMRTMPACLDKATVVDDVARTCAEGYRAYLPNAADRTHPYASPLQSSRLKNLPPALILSADDDPLRDEAEQYGARLIGAGIPTAVKRLPPLPLEEPGGRSDCVCTFALAEIAAFIDLQH from the coding sequence ATGACTGAACGATCGGCCAGCGCCGGGGAAGCGCCGGTGCGCTGCGATTCCCGCGACATGGAAGCCGCCGGTGCCACCGGCCCGCTGCCGGCCCGCCTGCACATGGCCGGGCCGGCGGCGGGCAAGCGCGACACGCTGGTGGTGTTCTTCCACGGCGGCGGCTTCGTCGGCGGCTCGATCGACGAGGCCGACGAGTTCCTGCGCCAGCTTGTCATGGCCGATCCCCGGCAGGTGGCGCTGGCGGCCGGCTACACGCTGGCATGTGCCAGCCCGTTCCCGGCCGCGGTGGAAGACGCCCATGCGGTGTTGCTGTGGGCGAAGAAGAACAAGGCGAAGCTGGCCTGGAACGGCAAGCGGCTCATCGTGGCCGGCATCGAGGCCGGCGCCAACCTGGCCGCCGTGGTGTCGCTGGTGGCGCGCGACCGCGGCGGGCCGGCCCTGGCCGGGCAGGTACTGATCATGCCGATGCTCGACCCGGGGCTGTCGACATGCTCGATGCGCACCATGCCGGCCTGCCTAGACAAGGCCACCGTGGTCGACGACGTGGCGCGCACCTGCGCAGAAGGCTATCGAGCCTACCTGCCCAATGCCGCCGACCGCACACACCCCTACGCGTCGCCATTGCAATCGTCGCGCCTGAAGAACCTGCCGCCGGCGCTGATCCTGTCGGCCGACGACGACCCGCTGCGCGACGAGGCCGAACAGTACGGCGCCCGGCTGATCGGCGCGGGCATTCCCACGGCCGTGAAGCGCCTGCCACCTCTACCCCTCGAAGAACCCGGCGGGCGCAGCGACTGCGTCTGCACGTTCGCGCTGGCGGAGATCGCCGCGTTTATCGACCTGCAGCATTGA
- a CDS encoding TetR/AcrR family transcriptional regulator → MARPKSEEKRLQLLHAAAEAVAQRGVGAPTAMISAMAGVAEGTLFRYFPTKEALLNELYLHLFGHMCAALAEALDPAQPLVQRARQQWNAYIDWGLAHPSWIRAINQLAVTDILTPQTRAAELSLFPDLGLVEATSMNSGLFQDLHPAFDDAIIIAIADATLDFATREPARAAEYKLSGFNAYARIFLPSS, encoded by the coding sequence GTGGCCCGACCCAAGAGCGAAGAAAAACGCCTTCAACTGCTGCACGCGGCCGCCGAAGCCGTGGCGCAGCGGGGCGTCGGCGCGCCGACGGCCATGATCTCGGCCATGGCCGGCGTGGCCGAAGGCACGCTGTTCCGATATTTCCCCACCAAGGAAGCACTGCTGAACGAGCTGTACCTGCATCTGTTCGGCCACATGTGCGCGGCCCTGGCGGAAGCGCTCGATCCCGCGCAGCCGCTGGTCCAGCGCGCCCGCCAGCAGTGGAACGCCTACATCGACTGGGGCCTGGCGCATCCGTCATGGATCAGGGCCATCAACCAGCTGGCCGTGACCGATATCCTGACGCCGCAGACGCGCGCGGCCGAACTGTCGCTGTTCCCGGACCTGGGCCTGGTGGAAGCCACCAGCATGAACAGCGGACTGTTCCAGGACCTGCATCCCGCCTTCGACGATGCCATCATCATCGCGATCGCCGATGCCACGCTGGACTTCGCCACGCGCGAACCGGCGCGCGCCGCCGAGTACAAGCTCAGCGGCTTCAACGCCTACGCGCGCATTTTCCTGCCGTCCTCTTGA